In Zunongwangia profunda SM-A87, the following proteins share a genomic window:
- a CDS encoding acyl-CoA dehydrogenase family protein, which translates to MSDTTEQKDILRGGQFLVKATSCDDVFTPEDFNDEQKMMRDSVKEFVDREIVPHKERFEKKDYALTEEIMQKAGELGFLGVAVPEEYDGLGMGFVSTMLVCDYISGATGSIATAFGAHTGIGTMPITLYGTEEQKKKYVPKLATGEWFGAYCLTEPGAGSDANSGKTKAVLSDDEKYYSISGQKMWISNAGFANVFIVFARIEDDKNITGFIVENDKENGISFGEEEKKLGIHSSSTRQVFFNETKVPVENMLADRGEGFKIAMNALNVGRIKLAAACLDAQRRVTENAVKYANERVQFKTPIAQFGAIKQKLAEMATSAYVGESASYRAAKNIEDRIHLRMESGNSHSEAELKGVEEYAIECSILKVACSEDIQHCSDEGIQIFGGMGFSADTPMEAAWRDARISRIYEGTNEINRMLSVGMLVKKAMKGHVDLLGPAQAVGEELMGIPSFDKPDYSELFAEEKEMIKKLKKVFLMVAGSAVQKFGPQLEEHQQLLLAASDILIEVYMAESAILRTEKNAKRFGEDTQKEQIAMSQLYLYNAVEKINAKAKEGIISFAEGDELRMMLMGLKRFTKYDNFPNVVKLRTEIADKLIAENKYCF; encoded by the coding sequence ATGAGTGATACAACTGAACAAAAAGATATATTACGCGGTGGTCAATTCTTAGTAAAAGCAACCAGCTGCGACGATGTTTTTACTCCTGAAGATTTTAACGACGAGCAAAAGATGATGCGTGATTCTGTAAAAGAATTTGTAGATCGTGAAATCGTTCCACATAAGGAAAGATTCGAGAAAAAAGATTACGCACTTACGGAAGAAATTATGCAAAAAGCCGGAGAACTTGGTTTTCTTGGTGTTGCCGTACCCGAAGAATATGATGGATTAGGTATGGGATTTGTTTCTACAATGCTGGTTTGCGATTATATCTCGGGAGCTACCGGATCGATCGCTACCGCTTTTGGAGCACATACCGGGATTGGTACAATGCCGATCACATTGTATGGTACCGAAGAGCAAAAGAAAAAATATGTCCCAAAATTAGCCACCGGAGAATGGTTTGGTGCATATTGTTTAACTGAACCGGGCGCAGGTAGTGATGCCAATTCAGGGAAAACAAAAGCCGTGCTTTCTGATGATGAAAAATATTACAGCATCAGCGGACAAAAAATGTGGATTTCAAATGCCGGTTTTGCGAATGTGTTCATCGTTTTTGCACGTATTGAAGATGATAAAAACATCACCGGATTTATCGTAGAAAACGATAAAGAAAACGGAATCTCCTTTGGGGAAGAAGAAAAGAAATTAGGGATTCACTCCTCCTCTACCCGTCAGGTATTCTTTAATGAAACCAAAGTTCCGGTAGAAAATATGTTAGCGGATCGCGGTGAAGGTTTTAAAATCGCGATGAATGCCTTAAACGTAGGTAGAATTAAACTGGCAGCGGCTTGTTTAGATGCACAACGTCGGGTAACCGAAAATGCCGTCAAGTATGCTAATGAAAGAGTTCAGTTTAAAACACCCATTGCACAATTTGGAGCGATTAAACAAAAACTAGCCGAAATGGCAACTTCTGCTTATGTAGGCGAATCAGCTTCCTACAGAGCGGCTAAAAATATAGAAGACCGAATTCACCTTCGTATGGAAAGTGGAAATTCTCATTCTGAAGCCGAATTAAAAGGAGTAGAAGAATATGCAATTGAATGTTCTATTTTAAAAGTAGCCTGTTCTGAAGATATTCAGCATTGCTCCGATGAAGGAATTCAGATTTTTGGTGGAATGGGATTCTCTGCCGACACCCCTATGGAAGCGGCTTGGAGAGACGCTCGTATTTCAAGAATCTATGAAGGCACCAATGAAATTAACCGAATGCTTTCGGTAGGAATGCTCGTGAAAAAAGCGATGAAAGGTCACGTAGATCTTTTAGGACCTGCACAAGCGGTAGGAGAAGAATTAATGGGAATTCCATCTTTCGATAAACCTGATTATTCTGAATTATTTGCGGAAGAAAAAGAAATGATCAAAAAGCTGAAAAAAGTATTCTTAATGGTTGCCGGTAGTGCTGTTCAGAAATTTGGACCACAGCTAGAAGAACATCAGCAATTATTATTGGCTGCTTCAGATATTCTAATTGAAGTATATATGGCAGAATCGGCTATTTTAAGAACCGAAAAGAACGCGAAACGTTTTGGGGAAGATACCCAAAAAGAACAAATAGCAATGTCTCAGCTTTACCTTTATAATGCCGTTGAAAAAATCAACGCCAAAGCCAAAGAAGGAATTATTTCTTTCGCTGAAGGAGACGAATTACGAATGATGTTAATGGGATTAAAGCGTTTCACGAAATACGATAATTTCCCGAACGTCGTCAAATTAAGAACTGAAATTGCCGATAAATTAATCGCAGAAAATAAGTATTGTTTTTAA
- a CDS encoding SMP-30/gluconolactonase/LRE family protein: MKKYLLILSVCSLHLLTVSCEKHTSPVKDGAKPELISDEFIFTEGPASDKEGNVYFTDQPNNQILKWDAKSNSISVYMKDAGRSNGMYFDDDQNLWTCADENFQLWKISPDKEVSVVLDGHENKAFNGPNDLWMDEKGGFYFTDPYYQREYWERKSPEMEKRKVYYLSPDHKTVTPVAEGFVLPNGIIGSSKDQVLYVSDVSKEKVYKYQIQDNGTLTDKELFADMGSDGMTLDNEGNLYVTGDGVVVFDKEGNKIDHIQIDKDWTGNVTFGGANEDILFITASDAVYKLPMKTHGIRWNH, translated from the coding sequence ATGAAAAAATACCTTTTAATTCTTAGCGTATGTAGCCTTCATCTGCTTACGGTGAGTTGTGAAAAACATACATCTCCTGTGAAAGATGGAGCAAAACCGGAACTGATTTCTGATGAGTTTATATTTACCGAAGGCCCGGCTTCTGATAAGGAGGGAAATGTATATTTTACCGATCAGCCTAATAATCAAATTTTAAAGTGGGACGCAAAAAGTAATTCCATTTCAGTTTATATGAAAGATGCAGGTCGTTCTAACGGAATGTATTTTGACGATGATCAAAATTTGTGGACCTGTGCCGATGAAAATTTTCAGCTATGGAAGATAAGTCCAGATAAAGAAGTAAGCGTTGTTTTAGACGGTCACGAAAACAAAGCATTTAATGGTCCTAATGATTTATGGATGGATGAAAAGGGCGGTTTTTACTTTACAGATCCTTACTATCAAAGAGAATATTGGGAAAGAAAATCTCCTGAGATGGAGAAAAGAAAAGTGTATTACCTGAGTCCAGATCATAAAACCGTAACACCCGTAGCAGAAGGTTTTGTACTTCCAAACGGAATTATAGGTTCTTCTAAAGATCAGGTTTTATATGTTTCAGATGTTTCAAAAGAAAAAGTGTATAAGTATCAAATACAGGATAATGGTACACTAACCGATAAAGAGCTTTTTGCTGATATGGGCTCTGATGGAATGACCTTAGATAATGAAGGAAATCTATACGTTACCGGCGATGGAGTTGTTGTTTTTGATAAAGAAGGCAATAAAATAGATCATATTCAAATTGATAAAGATTGGACAGGTAATGTTACTTTTGGTGGAGCCAATGAAGATATTTTGTTTATTACCGCTTCCGATGCGGTTTATAAACTTCCAATGAAAACTCACGGGATTCGATGGAATCATTAA